The following proteins are co-located in the Candidatus Sericytochromatia bacterium genome:
- the rfbD gene encoding dTDP-4-dehydrorhamnose reductase, translated as MTAAKILVTGAGGLLAADLIPVLRAAGHPVLACTRADLDVTDPHAVQAKLATEQPPIVVHCAAYTQVDAAERAPEEAWRINAEATRTLARACREQGATLAYLSTDYVFDGEASQPYPIDAPTGPLSAYGRSKLGGEEAVRQSLEAHFIIRTAWLYGAGGGNFVDTMRRLGRGREVVRVVDDQFGSPTWSHDLAIALAALLKSGRHGTYHATGTGTCSWFTLAQRVFQLEHLPAPLEAIDTARMARPAPRPRYSVLDPSSLALAGVAALPPWEESLARYLATQPFGGA; from the coding sequence ATGACTGCCGCCAAAATTCTGGTCACGGGCGCCGGGGGCTTGCTGGCCGCTGACCTCATTCCCGTGCTGCGGGCCGCCGGTCACCCGGTGCTGGCCTGTACCCGGGCCGACCTCGACGTGACCGATCCGCACGCCGTTCAGGCGAAGCTCGCCACGGAGCAGCCTCCCATCGTGGTTCACTGTGCCGCTTACACGCAGGTGGACGCCGCGGAGCGAGCCCCGGAGGAAGCCTGGCGCATCAATGCCGAGGCCACCCGCACGCTGGCCCGGGCCTGTCGGGAACAGGGGGCGACCCTGGCCTATCTCAGCACCGATTACGTCTTTGATGGCGAAGCCTCGCAGCCCTACCCCATCGATGCGCCCACCGGCCCCCTGAGTGCTTACGGGCGCAGCAAGCTGGGCGGCGAGGAAGCCGTCCGGCAAAGCCTGGAGGCGCATTTCATCATCCGCACCGCCTGGCTGTACGGCGCGGGCGGCGGCAACTTCGTCGACACGATGCGGCGGCTGGGACGGGGACGAGAGGTGGTGCGGGTGGTCGATGACCAGTTCGGCAGCCCGACGTGGAGCCACGACCTGGCGATCGCCCTGGCCGCGCTGCTGAAGAGCGGACGCCACGGCACCTACCACGCCACCGGGACGGGCACCTGCTCCTGGTTCACGCTGGCCCAGCGGGTGTTCCAGCTGGAACACCTGCCGGCCCCGCTCGAAGCGATCGACACGGCCCGCATGGCGCGTCCGGCGCCCCGACCGCGCTACTCGGTGCTGGATCCCAGCTCGCTGGCCCTGGCCGGCGTGGCCGCACTCCCCCCCTGGGAGGAGAGCCTGGCCCGCTACCTGGCCACCCAACCCTTCGGCGGAGCCTGA
- a CDS encoding Bax inhibitor-1/YccA family protein, whose translation MSFEMDRARHIGTLPASSWGAMSKQTFTTKVMPAFGMGLLVAAAGVYGGFTVLKTAPAIAMPLLIAAVVAELALVFTSGMWQRKEGLNRVLFFLYAALSGATLVPLLAWAGLRGGLPVIAQALTVTAVTFGGLSLYGATTKRDFANMGGFLFIAVLALFVAGLFNIFFHSSVLSLILALGGVGIFSAFTVYQMNVIRNYYDDADWMGAALGMFINFIGLFQSILQLFGLMSGRDD comes from the coding sequence ATGTCGTTCGAGATGGATCGCGCGCGTCATATCGGCACCCTGCCGGCTTCCAGCTGGGGGGCCATGAGCAAGCAGACCTTCACCACCAAGGTCATGCCCGCCTTCGGAATGGGCCTGCTGGTGGCCGCTGCCGGCGTTTACGGTGGTTTCACCGTGCTCAAAACGGCTCCCGCCATTGCCATGCCTTTGCTGATCGCAGCGGTGGTGGCCGAGCTGGCCCTGGTCTTCACCTCCGGGATGTGGCAACGCAAGGAAGGCCTCAACCGGGTGCTCTTTTTCCTTTACGCGGCCCTGTCCGGTGCGACCTTGGTGCCTCTGCTGGCCTGGGCCGGCCTGCGCGGCGGTCTGCCGGTGATTGCGCAGGCCCTTACCGTGACGGCCGTGACCTTTGGCGGATTGTCCCTCTACGGGGCCACCACCAAGCGCGACTTCGCCAACATGGGCGGCTTCCTGTTCATCGCCGTGCTGGCCCTGTTCGTGGCGGGCCTGTTCAACATCTTCTTTCACTCCAGCGTGCTGTCGCTGATTCTCGCGCTGGGCGGCGTCGGTATTTTCTCTGCCTTCACCGTGTATCAGATGAACGTCATCCGCAACTACTATGACGATGCGGACTGGATGGGCGCTGCGCTGGGCATGTTCATCAACTTCATCGGGCTGTTCCAGTCGATCCTGCAGCTGTTCGGCCTGATGTCGGGCCGGGACGACTGA
- a CDS encoding zf-TFIIB domain-containing protein — MALCPRCRIPLKTHTITTDVEKWQVEVDVCSNRCGGVWLEAHDFEADRRANILLDLEVVQLNTPKQSLPPGSTEGPATCPACKVPLERFNWNNQGIMIDTCKRCKGRWFDGGEVRTIYNILKYR, encoded by the coding sequence ATGGCGCTCTGCCCGCGTTGCCGCATTCCCCTGAAAACCCACACCATCACCACGGACGTCGAAAAATGGCAAGTCGAGGTGGATGTCTGCAGCAACCGCTGCGGCGGGGTCTGGCTGGAAGCGCACGACTTCGAGGCTGACCGCCGGGCCAACATCCTGCTCGACCTGGAGGTCGTCCAGCTCAACACGCCCAAGCAAAGCCTGCCCCCAGGCAGCACCGAGGGACCCGCGACCTGCCCGGCCTGCAAGGTCCCGTTGGAGCGCTTCAACTGGAACAACCAGGGCATCATGATCGACACCTGCAAGCGCTGCAAAGGGCGCTGGTTCGACGGCGGAGAAGTGCGCACCATTTACAACATTCTCAAGTATCGCTGA
- a CDS encoding ATP-binding protein, which yields MSLVKVVFDGAPGTGKSKTLEAIRQFFAMSNNLRQMFNLPTFKVGFVKEAAWDLFEAHPDINRGALATQRTILDMMTEREAEHRHCDIVFIDRGAYSINVYEKLFGMESMASLQADIDRLTSGYDMVYLFHPDNVILRNNGVRIEDEETRMGLHNAFLDHLQTLRLPHRVLFAENTERAGTVIGDILALLQKKGIPMLV from the coding sequence ATGAGCTTGGTCAAGGTGGTATTCGACGGCGCGCCCGGCACGGGCAAATCGAAGACGCTCGAAGCGATTCGTCAGTTTTTTGCGATGAGCAACAACCTGCGCCAGATGTTCAACTTGCCCACCTTCAAGGTCGGTTTCGTCAAGGAAGCGGCCTGGGACCTGTTCGAGGCGCATCCCGACATCAACCGCGGTGCCCTGGCGACCCAGCGCACGATCCTCGACATGATGACCGAGCGAGAGGCCGAGCATCGTCATTGCGACATCGTCTTCATCGACCGCGGGGCTTATTCGATCAACGTCTATGAGAAGCTCTTCGGGATGGAGTCGATGGCCAGCCTGCAAGCCGACATCGATCGGCTCACGAGCGGCTATGACATGGTGTACCTCTTCCACCCGGACAACGTGATCCTGCGCAACAACGGGGTGCGCATCGAGGATGAGGAGACTCGCATGGGCCTCCATAACGCCTTCCTGGACCACCTGCAGACGCTGCGCTTGCCGCATCGCGTGTTGTTTGCCGAGAACACGGAACGTGCCGGCACGGTGATCGGGGACATTCTGGCCCTGCTTCAGAAGAAGGGCATTCCGATGCTGGTCTGA
- a CDS encoding class I SAM-dependent methyltransferase encodes MADDGRPHPYLGTDLAPEAYYRACADAYDNPHADGIARILKELAPPLSGCVLDLGCGDGLVTKLLAHQPELRCVGVDRSAEMVARYVRETGCSASVGCFGEPLPAADWIVASYALHLATPQEQATMWWRMHEAGAHGVVVISPFKGRPADPAHYYRLERQLQGLYGPHRKTLYAKWYARR; translated from the coding sequence GTGGCCGACGACGGGCGCCCGCATCCCTATCTCGGCACCGACCTCGCGCCGGAAGCCTATTATCGCGCCTGCGCGGACGCCTACGACAACCCGCATGCCGACGGCATCGCCCGGATCCTGAAGGAACTGGCCCCGCCGCTGAGCGGGTGCGTGCTGGACCTCGGCTGCGGCGATGGGCTCGTCACCAAGTTACTGGCCCACCAGCCGGAACTCCGCTGCGTGGGCGTGGACCGGTCGGCCGAGATGGTGGCTCGCTACGTCCGAGAAACCGGCTGTTCGGCGAGTGTAGGCTGCTTCGGGGAGCCGCTGCCGGCCGCCGATTGGATCGTGGCCTCCTATGCCCTCCATCTGGCCACCCCTCAAGAGCAGGCCACGATGTGGTGGCGCATGCACGAGGCGGGCGCCCACGGTGTGGTGGTCATCAGTCCGTTCAAAGGCCGCCCGGCCGACCCGGCCCATTACTATCGTCTGGAGCGCCAGCTTCAAGGCCTCTATGGCCCTCACCGCAAGACGCTCTACGCCAAGTGGTACGCGCGGCGCTGA
- a CDS encoding SNF2-related protein, producing MKKVYRNVGEGVTRLLAEDFCHPDWQRLTVKAHRMSLQGQIDALLAVGQLDRQQIQILPHQVNAVMTAINKMHTRAILADEVGLGKTIEAGLILKEYLARGLVRRVLILTPAPLTTQWRGEMRYKFGEEFTVADTRSAQDEDGFRGFDQHDLLIASLDTAKHPANAELVLGRHWDLVVVDEAHRLKNAATQSYKFVKALHSRYMLLLTATPVQNSLFELYNLADLVQGGLLGTPAHFRSTFVEDRQGRVLKNAGKLGDLLGRIMVRHRRADVGITFANRRVETVLLDGSPDELALHQAVVDFVRGAHSRTNADERGLKTLTYIRLSRMMASSPAALAQAVRGMLAECADAADGVALLNIGQLAQSVRTPAKCQALLRVLREIDDKAIVFASFYETQRFLQAQLVAAGHEVVLFSGLMGQSEKDAAVEAFRAPGRRILVCTDAGSEGVNLQFCHALVNYDLPWNPMRVEQRIGRVHRIGQKRDVVVVNMAVRDTVEEYILELLSQKIQLFTHAVGETDLILSQLRGVETFERAVIEVIAKAREPRDLRYQFEALGEQMALAKQAADQIKAFDAQTLSLLDLSAIEEAARAS from the coding sequence ATGAAAAAGGTCTACCGCAACGTCGGAGAAGGGGTGACTCGGCTCTTGGCCGAGGACTTCTGCCATCCAGACTGGCAACGTCTGACGGTGAAAGCGCACCGCATGAGCTTGCAGGGCCAGATCGACGCCTTGCTGGCCGTCGGCCAGCTCGACCGCCAGCAGATCCAGATCCTGCCCCATCAGGTCAATGCGGTCATGACGGCCATCAACAAGATGCACACGCGGGCGATCCTGGCGGACGAGGTGGGTCTGGGCAAGACCATCGAAGCCGGATTGATCCTGAAGGAATACCTGGCCCGCGGCCTGGTGCGACGCGTGCTGATCCTCACGCCGGCGCCACTCACCACGCAGTGGCGGGGCGAGATGCGCTACAAGTTCGGCGAGGAATTCACGGTGGCCGATACCCGCTCCGCGCAGGACGAGGACGGCTTTCGGGGCTTCGACCAGCATGACTTGCTGATTGCCAGTCTCGACACGGCCAAACATCCGGCCAACGCCGAACTGGTGCTGGGCAGACACTGGGATCTGGTCGTGGTGGACGAGGCCCATCGCCTCAAGAACGCCGCCACGCAGAGCTACAAGTTCGTGAAGGCCCTGCACAGCCGGTACATGCTGTTGCTGACGGCCACGCCGGTGCAGAACAGCCTGTTCGAGCTCTACAATCTGGCGGACCTGGTCCAGGGCGGCCTGCTGGGCACTCCGGCCCACTTCCGCAGCACCTTCGTGGAGGATCGCCAGGGCCGTGTGTTGAAGAACGCCGGCAAGCTGGGCGATCTGCTCGGGCGGATCATGGTGCGCCATCGGCGCGCGGACGTGGGCATCACCTTTGCCAACCGGCGGGTCGAGACGGTCCTGCTCGACGGCAGCCCCGATGAGCTGGCCCTGCATCAGGCCGTCGTGGACTTCGTCCGAGGCGCGCACAGTCGCACGAATGCCGATGAGCGCGGCCTCAAAACCCTGACCTACATCCGCTTGTCGCGCATGATGGCGAGCAGTCCGGCCGCCCTGGCTCAGGCCGTGCGTGGCATGCTGGCTGAATGTGCCGATGCCGCCGATGGGGTGGCGCTGCTGAACATCGGCCAGCTGGCGCAGAGCGTGCGCACGCCGGCCAAATGCCAGGCCCTGCTGCGGGTGCTGCGGGAGATCGACGACAAGGCGATCGTCTTCGCCAGCTTCTACGAGACCCAACGCTTCCTGCAAGCCCAGCTGGTGGCGGCCGGCCACGAGGTGGTGCTGTTCTCGGGCCTGATGGGGCAAAGCGAGAAGGATGCCGCTGTGGAGGCCTTCCGCGCCCCAGGCCGTCGCATCCTGGTCTGCACGGATGCCGGCTCTGAAGGCGTCAACCTGCAATTCTGTCACGCGCTGGTGAACTACGACCTGCCGTGGAACCCGATGCGCGTGGAGCAGCGCATCGGCCGGGTGCACCGCATTGGCCAGAAACGCGATGTGGTGGTCGTGAACATGGCCGTGCGCGACACCGTGGAAGAGTACATTCTCGAGCTGCTGAGTCAGAAAATTCAGCTCTTCACGCACGCCGTCGGCGAAACCGACCTGATCCTCAGCCAGTTGCGCGGGGTGGAAACCTTCGAACGGGCCGTGATCGAGGTGATCGCCAAGGCGCGGGAACCGCGGGACCTGCGCTACCAGTTCGAGGCCCTCGGCGAGCAAATGGCGCTTGCCAAACAGGCCGCCGACCAGATCAAAGCCTTCGACGCCCAGACCCTCTCCCTGCTCGACCTCTCCGCCATCGAAGAGGCCGCGCGCGCGTCATGA
- a CDS encoding MFS transporter → MSTPQPRWPIHAWALYDFASTAFYMNFISTYFALWVVKDHGASDLVYGLAKSGSMLVVALLSPTLGGWSDRIGRRKPFLITCTAVYVAGGFALGLVDTLWVGLLLFGVANLGLQLSAVFYNALLPTIAPPERVGRISGYGRAIGLTGSMVAVTIGMAFATGQLFGKPVSGLVAGGSQAVFWPTAALALLASLPLLLTPEPQAARGAPAPSADHHVSWRKLLGELRRDPTLYGAGMLLVASFLFFDTINTVRDFMSIYLVKVIGLSETTGSLQRFLLTTVATSLIGALGWGWLADRYTPKRALLGVLSLLFLGFASLVLVQNPPIVLTLLGPALGLAFGGVLVTVRPLLAELVPAERRGEFFGLFVLCNDFAAILGPLTWGVLVAALASHGKLAYQVALAAQLVFLAGGIYFLTRVPDPRSTRGSAASSMPASQENA, encoded by the coding sequence ATGTCGACCCCTCAGCCTCGCTGGCCCATCCACGCCTGGGCGCTCTACGATTTCGCCAGCACGGCGTTCTACATGAATTTCATCTCCACCTATTTCGCCCTGTGGGTGGTCAAGGACCACGGGGCCTCCGACCTGGTCTATGGGCTCGCCAAATCCGGTTCGATGCTGGTGGTGGCCTTACTCTCGCCGACGCTGGGCGGTTGGTCCGACCGGATCGGTCGCCGCAAGCCGTTCCTGATCACCTGTACGGCCGTGTATGTGGCTGGCGGCTTTGCGCTGGGCCTGGTCGACACGCTGTGGGTGGGCTTGCTGCTGTTCGGGGTGGCCAACCTCGGCCTGCAACTGTCGGCGGTCTTCTACAACGCGCTGCTGCCCACCATCGCGCCGCCGGAGCGGGTCGGTCGGATCAGCGGTTATGGGCGGGCGATCGGCCTGACCGGATCGATGGTGGCCGTGACCATCGGGATGGCCTTTGCCACCGGCCAGCTCTTCGGCAAGCCCGTGAGCGGTTTGGTGGCAGGCGGCAGCCAGGCCGTGTTCTGGCCCACGGCGGCGCTGGCCCTGCTGGCGTCGTTGCCCCTGCTCCTGACCCCGGAGCCGCAGGCTGCGCGGGGGGCGCCTGCACCCTCGGCGGACCATCACGTGTCGTGGCGCAAGCTCTTGGGCGAACTGCGGCGGGACCCGACCCTGTACGGGGCCGGCATGCTACTGGTGGCCAGCTTTCTTTTCTTCGACACGATCAACACGGTGCGCGACTTCATGAGCATCTACCTGGTCAAGGTGATCGGTCTATCCGAGACGACGGGTTCGCTTCAGCGCTTCTTGCTGACCACCGTCGCCACCTCCCTGATCGGCGCGCTGGGCTGGGGCTGGCTGGCCGACCGCTACACCCCCAAGCGGGCCTTGTTGGGGGTCTTGTCGCTTCTCTTCTTAGGCTTTGCGAGCCTGGTGCTGGTGCAGAACCCACCCATTGTGCTGACGCTGCTCGGACCGGCGCTGGGGCTGGCCTTCGGCGGCGTGCTGGTCACCGTTCGTCCCTTGCTGGCCGAACTGGTGCCGGCTGAGCGGCGCGGCGAGTTTTTCGGCCTGTTCGTGCTCTGCAACGACTTTGCGGCGATCCTGGGGCCCCTGACGTGGGGGGTGCTGGTGGCGGCCCTGGCCAGCCACGGCAAGCTGGCTTACCAGGTGGCGCTGGCCGCCCAGCTGGTGTTTCTGGCCGGTGGCATCTACTTCCTGACGCGCGTGCCTGATCCCCGAAGCACGCGGGGGAGTGCGGCTTCGTCGATGCCGGCGTCGCAGGAAAACGCCTGA
- a CDS encoding MarR family transcriptional regulator, whose translation MSRDAEHQAEVEAYEHVMSRLVGAYRGRITRVCRTVKLTPPQLCALETIQRLQRTKMSPLAEELNLSMGAASTLIDRLVTRGLVARDADPVDRRAVYVSLSASGRDVLGAACEARRGLVRQVFQALSPTERTTLMQGLGLLADAWERVTEGTPEGSTAAPDGPGCLSS comes from the coding sequence TTGTCCCGTGACGCCGAACACCAAGCTGAAGTGGAAGCTTACGAACACGTGATGTCACGCCTGGTCGGCGCCTACCGCGGCCGCATCACGCGCGTCTGTCGCACGGTCAAGCTCACGCCGCCGCAGCTGTGCGCCCTGGAAACCATCCAGCGGCTCCAGCGAACCAAGATGTCGCCGCTGGCCGAGGAACTGAACCTGTCGATGGGGGCCGCCTCGACCCTGATCGACCGGCTGGTCACCCGCGGCCTGGTGGCCCGCGATGCGGACCCGGTCGACCGACGGGCGGTCTACGTCAGCCTGAGCGCCAGTGGACGCGATGTGCTCGGCGCGGCCTGCGAGGCCAGACGCGGCCTGGTTCGGCAGGTATTTCAGGCGCTTTCCCCGACCGAACGGACCACCCTGATGCAAGGCCTTGGCCTGCTGGCGGATGCCTGGGAACGCGTGACCGAAGGCACGCCGGAGGGCAGCACGGCAGCACCGGACGGGCCGGGCTGCCTGTCGAGCTGA
- a CDS encoding carboxypeptidase-like regulatory domain-containing protein — protein sequence MKRCLTPLYALLSLGLAPLAAFAEAPPKPSPARPAAGLPATVQGTVVDAASGAPLASVLVQQEGAVSSTFTQADGQFRLLLERAAGATLTVSAVGYEPLSVPVTAGATAPLRLTMTAVSGFIPASPMLAADQLGQGPADLAPLNTGMIFAYRLRQQLLQAGGARAEGWANNDYRVGLRFRLRPLLIEAEGSHHETPVDVSGLDRVANPAFRPSTWQGALRLGLLTPLATPDLEVAALAGYRWSNTVPNNNDIPYTGSDLDWEQTRQAFGPVALLAWRPGRGRFHLETSYGWYPAVWAAAKAPGRPFGSAWLTDLRAVVGYEVVPGMRLGLGYQGDQWGGGGEDSARLFSLQMHYTPGGAPKGFEP from the coding sequence ATGAAACGCTGCCTGACCCCTCTTTACGCGCTGCTGTCGTTGGGCCTGGCCCCGCTGGCCGCCTTCGCCGAGGCCCCTCCAAAACCGTCTCCCGCGCGCCCCGCTGCAGGCCTGCCGGCCACGGTGCAAGGGACGGTGGTGGATGCGGCCAGTGGGGCCCCGTTGGCCAGCGTGCTGGTGCAGCAGGAGGGGGCGGTGAGTTCCACCTTCACCCAGGCGGATGGCCAGTTTCGTTTGTTGCTGGAGCGCGCGGCCGGGGCCACCCTGACCGTCTCGGCCGTGGGGTACGAGCCCTTGAGCGTGCCTGTCACGGCCGGCGCCACCGCTCCGCTGCGGCTCACGATGACGGCGGTGTCAGGCTTCATCCCCGCCTCCCCGATGCTGGCCGCTGATCAGCTGGGCCAGGGCCCGGCGGACCTGGCGCCCCTCAACACGGGCATGATCTTCGCTTATCGGCTGCGGCAGCAGCTGCTGCAGGCCGGGGGCGCGCGGGCCGAGGGCTGGGCCAACAATGACTACCGGGTCGGCCTGCGGTTTCGACTGCGGCCGCTGCTGATCGAAGCCGAGGGGTCCCACCATGAAACCCCGGTGGACGTGAGCGGGCTTGACCGGGTCGCCAATCCGGCCTTCCGCCCCAGCACCTGGCAAGGGGCCCTGCGCTTGGGCCTGTTGACGCCGCTGGCCACGCCCGATCTGGAAGTGGCTGCGCTGGCCGGTTATCGCTGGTCGAACACGGTCCCCAACAACAATGACATCCCTTACACCGGCAGCGACCTCGACTGGGAGCAGACGCGCCAGGCCTTCGGGCCGGTCGCTCTGCTGGCCTGGCGTCCGGGGCGTGGACGCTTTCACCTGGAAACCAGCTATGGTTGGTATCCCGCCGTGTGGGCGGCCGCCAAAGCGCCGGGGCGTCCTTTTGGCAGCGCTTGGCTGACGGATCTGCGCGCGGTCGTTGGCTATGAGGTCGTGCCGGGGATGCGGCTGGGCCTGGGCTACCAGGGCGACCAGTGGGGTGGGGGCGGGGAAGACTCGGCTCGCCTGTTTTCGCTCCAGATGCACTACACGCCGGGTGGTGCCCCGAAGGGGTTCGAACCGTGA
- a CDS encoding TolC family protein, producing MRAPVLALACAWGLLGAAAVAAETLAALSLTEALQLARANSLAVLQSRQTLEVTEAEKASTLSNALPSVSVSSSANYQELPGSSARAFSGGGFGNIVGFPATGAYVDTTVSANQVIFDAFATRDQVAILDLNLRIGKLAATQAEQDAMLQAAVAYFDVLRSEGLARVAQQTLQQAQEHLRLGELRFKAGTGTRSEVLQQRAQLANAMGQLTQARNAVNVARLNLSNVLNAPLGDRPLVSQVALPSLPVRLDRDLTAALTRRPEVLQLEARQSADETRVQLESRALWPTLQAGSRYAQRNLSEGQFQAGVTVNWALFDSFRARNRMAAAFEQARVTRLQLEQGRQRVALEIRQQFQSRQEAQQRVVASREGLAAAQEAYRLALRRYQAGVATPFEVTDVQNTLLQAQNNYLQAVNDLHVAEVRLVRALGYDLASLAARQGGRPLDSKLP from the coding sequence ATGCGAGCGCCTGTTTTGGCGCTGGCGTGCGCCTGGGGCCTGCTGGGAGCCGCGGCCGTCGCGGCTGAGACGCTGGCTGCCTTGAGCCTGACCGAGGCCTTGCAACTGGCGCGTGCCAACAGCCTGGCGGTGCTGCAAAGCCGGCAAACCCTCGAGGTGACGGAGGCGGAGAAGGCCTCGACCCTCTCCAACGCCTTGCCGTCGGTGTCCGTCTCTTCGAGCGCCAATTACCAGGAACTGCCAGGTTCCTCGGCGCGCGCCTTTTCCGGCGGCGGGTTCGGCAACATCGTCGGCTTCCCGGCCACCGGGGCCTACGTGGACACCACCGTCAGCGCCAATCAGGTGATCTTCGATGCGTTCGCCACGCGCGACCAGGTCGCCATCCTCGACCTCAACCTGCGCATCGGCAAGCTGGCTGCCACCCAGGCGGAGCAGGATGCCATGCTGCAGGCGGCCGTCGCCTACTTTGACGTGCTGCGCAGCGAGGGCCTGGCGCGGGTGGCGCAGCAGACCCTGCAGCAGGCGCAGGAGCATCTGCGCCTCGGCGAACTGCGCTTCAAGGCCGGCACCGGGACCCGCTCCGAGGTTCTGCAGCAGCGGGCCCAGCTGGCCAACGCCATGGGGCAACTGACGCAGGCGCGCAATGCCGTCAACGTGGCGCGCCTGAATCTCAGCAACGTGCTCAATGCCCCGCTCGGCGATCGCCCCCTGGTGTCCCAGGTCGCCTTGCCCTCGCTGCCGGTTCGCCTCGACCGCGACCTGACGGCGGCGCTGACCCGGCGCCCGGAGGTGTTGCAGCTCGAGGCCCGGCAGTCCGCCGACGAGACGCGCGTGCAACTGGAAAGCCGGGCGCTCTGGCCAACCTTGCAGGCCGGGAGTCGCTATGCTCAGCGAAACCTGAGCGAGGGACAGTTCCAGGCTGGCGTGACGGTCAACTGGGCCTTGTTCGACAGCTTTCGGGCCCGCAATCGCATGGCCGCGGCCTTCGAGCAGGCGCGCGTGACACGTCTTCAACTGGAACAGGGACGCCAGCGCGTGGCGCTCGAGATCCGGCAGCAGTTTCAGAGTCGTCAGGAAGCGCAACAACGTGTGGTGGCCTCGCGCGAAGGGCTCGCCGCGGCCCAGGAGGCGTATCGGCTGGCGCTGCGCCGCTATCAGGCCGGGGTGGCCACGCCCTTTGAAGTCACCGACGTTCAGAACACCCTACTCCAGGCCCAGAACAACTATCTGCAAGCCGTGAACGACCTTCACGTGGCCGAGGTTCGGCTGGTGCGGGCCCTCGGCTATGATCTGGCCTCGCTGGCGGCGCGTCAGGGGGGACGTCCGCTCGACTCCAAGCTTCCCTGA